AATGTTTTGTAGCTGCTCTCTTTTTTATATCAGCCTTTCTGATACAAGCTATTTGCATTAACCTATTCACTTTGAATTTTGTTTCAATTCTCATATTTTCTATTGTTTGGATTGCAGGATGCATTGCCGCAATCTGGATAATAAAAAGTATGTTTTATGACAAATTAAGAAATATAAAACGTAATCTTGCTGAGTTGAGGGAACTAAACCAGGATTAATTATTTTACTTTACTTAACAACTCTCTCAAAAAAAAAGTCTCTCCTGTCACAAGCAGGGGAGACTTTAAAAGACTAATAAAGAACTTATGATGCAAAAAATCTTTTTATGTCTGACACTGATACTTATATTGCCGGACATATTCATTTACAAGAACTATATTTCAGGTTCTCAGATTAATACTTTTGCAAAGTGTCTTTATCTATTGCCCTCGTTTTTATTGCTGGCCGGACTGATTTATCTTTTTTATTTTACCAGCCACGATGAAATTATTGAGAGAAGCCAACTGGTGGGATGGTTTGTGATGACTTACTTTATCTTTGCCATTCCTAAACTTACCTTTACGCTTATTTCACTCTTTGATATTCCACTTAAATATATATTTAAGCAATCATTTACACCATTTACTTATGCCGGATTTGCAGCAGCAGTAATCTGGGTAGGGATATTGGTTTACGGCTCAATATGGGGAAAAACAAAGTTCGATATAAAACCGGTCACCTACCAGTCTTCGTTACTCTCCAAAGGATTCGACGGGTATAAAATTGTGCAATTGTCGGACATTCACATAGGCAGCTGGAAAGGAAATGGGAAAGCTCTGCTTGAAGCTGTGGAACTGGCAAATGCCCAGCACCCCGATCTTATTGTGTTTACCGGTGACCTGATAAATAATAAGGCCACTGAATTAGAAGGATACGAAGAAACACTCAGCTTGCTCAAAGCAAAAGACGGTGTGTATTCCATCTTAGGTAATCACGATTACGGACCTTACTATAAATGGAAAACTCCACAGGAACAAGTTGACAATCTTATTTCACTGAAAAAGAAAGAAGCCGGGATAGGCTGGATTTTGCTGAATAATGAACATCGCATTCTTCACCATAATGGAGATAGCATTGCTCTGATTGGTGTAGAGAACTGGGGAGAACCTCCTTTTTCAGGAAAAGGCGATCTTAAAAAAGCCATTCAGGGTGTGGAAGATATTCCGTTTAAACTACTGCTCAGCCACAATCCATCTCACTGGAGAAAGAAAGTTTTGCCGGAAAGTGACGTAGCATTGACGCTTTCAGGACATACACACGGCATGCAGCTTGCTTTTGGTGCCCATTCTCTTGCCTCACTTGTCTATCCTCAGTGGGGAGGACTTTACTCACAAAAAGGAAGATCTTTATATGTCAACGTGGGACTGGGATTTCTTGGTCTTCCTTTCCGCTTCGGTGCATGGCCGGAAATCACGGTAATTACTTTGAGAAGTAAATAAACAGTCTGTTATTTACTTCTCTGTTTCATCATTTTCCTTTTTATCCTGATAAGCCGACGGCAACATACCGAACTCTTCCTTAAAGTATTTACTGAAATATTTGGGATTATTAAAGCCTACCTGATAGGCAATCTCAGAAATATTCAGCTGACTCTCGCGAAGTAACTGGGCAGCCCGTTTTAATCGAATGGTACGTATAAATTCAATCGGAGTCTTTCCTGTGATAGAAAGAAGCTTCTTATATAAATGTACCCTGCTCATGCCTAAGTGCTTACTTAACTCTTCAACAGACAGTTCATTGCTGCTGCTAATATTATCTTCCACATACTTAATTGCTCGCTGAATTAACTTTTCATCCAATGAAGTAATGGTAATATCGCTAGGCTTTACATCAATCTGTTTACGGAAAGTTTCCTGTGCTGTATCTCTCCTCTCCATCAGCTTACGAATCCGAAGCATCAGAATGTCAAAGTTGAAAGGCTTGGTAATATAATCATCAGCTCCGGTTTCAAGTCCTTCCAGTTTATGTTCCTCTGCTGTTCGGGCAGTAAGAAGAATTAATGGAATATGAGAAGTACGGACATCACTTTTCACTAAGCGGCAAAGCTCATTCCCATCCATCTCAGGCATCATCACATCACTGATTATCATATCGGGAAGAGAATCAAGAATAGACTCCCACGCCTCTTTTCCGTTACGGGCTTCCTGTATTACGAACTCTGATTTCAGACTATCCTTCATAAAAGTGCGGAAATCATCGTTATCATCAACAACAAGAATCACCGGAAAAGTGGTTGCTTCAGCATTGATTTCTGAAGCCTCAGCTAATTCCTCCGTTTTTTCGTTAATAACCTGAACCTTACCTTCCGAAACAACAAACTTCTTTCCTTCTTCGCTTTTTCGGTTTACAGGAATAGTCACCACAAAGATGCTTCCCTTTCCGGCATTATTATGCACTTCCACCGTTCCTTTATGCAGAAGAACAAATTCTTTCACCATATGAAGGCCTATTCCGCTTCCACCAAATTTATGATCATCACTTTGTTTCACCTGATAAAAACGTTCAAAAATCTTCTCTTTCTCATCATCATTAATACCAATGCCTGTATCTGCAACACGTATCTCCAGTCTTTCTTTGTTATCTTCGTCATAAGCCGGAAGTAAATTTACATGCACTTCCACACGTCCACCTTCATTGGTAAACTTAAAGGCGTTCGACAGCAAATTCATCATTATCTTTCCAATCTTATCTTCATCAAACTCCATTTGTAGCTCGTCTATCGAAGAATAGAAGGTTAATCGGATATTCTTTTTCTCGGAAAGTTCTGCAAATGAAGAACATATATTCTTCAAATAAATGATAATATCACCACAGGAAAGGTTTATCTGATGCCCCTGAACATCTAGTTTACGGAAATCAATGAGCTGATTTACAAGATTAAGCAAGCGAAGAGCATTACGATGCACCATCTCCAGTTTATTCTTCTGCTCATCATTTGTAATTGTTTTAATAACGTTCTCCAGCGGAGAAATAATCAGAGTGAGCGGAGTTCGTAATTCATGACTGATATTGGTAAAGAACCGCAGTTTCATATCATCAATTTCATGATTCCGCTGTGCTTCAAGCTCAATCTGATGCAACTTATAACGACTTCTTTCACTTTTAAGAATTTGGTGTCGGGCACGTAATAAAATTCCAATTAAAAGAAAGAAGTAAAATATATATGCCAGTCCGGAACGCCAGAAGGGAGGCTTTATCACAATCTTAATAGAAGCAGCATCTTCATTCCAGAAACCGTCACTATTAGCAGCTTTCACTTTTAACGTATAAGTTCCCGGTGCAAGATTCGTATAAGTAATTTTGTGAACACTCTCATTTGTAGTCAACCAGTCGGAATTAAAACCTTCTAGCATATAGGCATATTTTGTTTTTTCAGGTAACACATAGTTCATAGAAGAGAAGTCTATGGAAAAAACATTCTGGCTGTAATTCAGAACAATCTCTTTAGTCCAGTTTAGTCCTTCTTTGAGAATGCAGTTACCGTCATATACAGAGTCAACTTTCACGCTATTATTGAAGAGCTGTAAGTCTGTGAATACAACCTTTGGTAATACTCTATTGTATTTAATAACTTCAGGATTAAAGATATTGTACCCGCGAATTCCTCCCATTAAAATCTCTCCTCTGTAAGACCGAAGAACAGAACGTATGTTAAACTCGCTACTTTGCAAACCATCCCGTTCATCATAATTATAATAGGTGTAAGTATAATTACCCGTCTTCGGGTTTGTACCAACTATAATATTGGAAACCCCACTGGATGTGGTTATCCACATATTCTTATTATTATCTTCTATCACTCCGGTTATTACATTATCTGCTAAACCATCTGTTTTATGAATAGGCGTAATCTTATCGTTTTTACGATCAAAGATATTCAGACCTTCACGTGTGGCAATCCATAGAAGTCCGCGACTATCTTCGTACAGCTGATTCACGTTCAGATTAGAGAAAGACTGGTCTCCTCTTTTGTTACTACGTATACGCTCAAACACTCCTGTTCTGAGATTATAGGTTGTAACTCCAATTGCTGTACCTATATAAAGAATATTATCACGCCCCAGACAAAGAGAAGCAATACTCTCTGAGGATAGCTGCTCTTTCTTGCTGTTATTGAACGTAACAAACTGCCCTGTTTTGGGATTTAACCTTTGCAGACCACTGCCTAATGTTCCAATCCAGATATAACCTTCCGCATCTTCCACTATAGACCACACATTATTATTCGCCAGAGAATTAGGGTTTTTCGGATCATTCTTATAATGAATAAAACGACTTCCGTCAAAACAATCCATTCCTCCAAGATAAGTTCCAATCCATATTTTACCATCACGGGCAGCACAAAGACTGACAATAATGTTACTAGTCAGTGTTCCGCTGTTACCAGCAATATGCTGATACAATTTCCGTTCACCAGTAGCTCTGTTATAACAGATCACTCCTGCCCCATTGGTACCTATCCATAAGTTCCCTTTTGTATCTTCAGCAAAAATGGTCACATCGTTATTCAAATTCTTCTGATTATTGAGGTAAGGCATGTGATCTACCTCAAACTTAAAGATACTCTCACTATAATAAGAGATTCCTTTTTTATAGGTTCCCACCCACATAATGTTAGTGTTGTCCCTATAAATGCAGTATATACTATTGTGCGAAATGCTTCTCTCGTCAGTTGCATCATTTTCAAGGTAAGTGATCCGTCCTTTCTGTTTATCAATCAGGTTAATGCCGCCGTGATCTGCTCCAATCCACACATTTCCCATTGCATCCTGATCAATACTCCTGATCACATTACTCGAAAGCATATAAACAGATTTGGTTGCCATGTTACAGATATATTCCCAGCTTCTCTCTTTTGAATGGTAAAGCCACACACCGTAACTGCCGTCAGAATAAATCCAGTAATCACCTTCTGAATCTACAAAAGCAGAAAATCTATTAACACTAACGCTAAAATGAGCAGGGATATAGTTATCTCTTCTGATTACTTTACCGGTTCTTTTATCAACACATTCCAGCAATCCTGTTCTGAACAGAAATATATAAGAAGTTTTATTCTCGCGGATATCAGTAATTATACCTCGGCTCAGATTTCCGACACGTCCGTCCTGTCTGTAAAGAGATAATTTCTTAGTAGTATTGTTGTATTGATAAATACCCAATCCTCTGGCAAAGCACAATATATTTTTCTGCTTATCTATATAGATTAATTCCACTGCGTGATTTATGCCATATTTGACTAACTCAGCCGAAATGTTTCTTCTGAATCTTTCTTTTCTGGAATCATATATAGTATAACCTGAGCCGGTATTTATCCACAAATCGGCATTCGCATCTTCCTGGATATTGGAAATATAGTTATCGATAACAGATGTTGTATCCTTCTCTACATGCTGAAAAAGTTTATAATTGTATCCATCGTAGCGATTTAGTCCTGATACTGTGCCAAACCACATAAATCCTCTGCTGTCTTTATAAATACAATTCACCTGACTATGAGAAAGTCCATTACTAACTTCCAGGTGTTTAAACATAAACTTGCCTTGCGCAAAAACAAAAAATGGGAATATTAAGAAGAAGACAAATAGTGTATATAGATTTTTTTTCATTAGTCGATTTACGTTAGTGGATTAACAGTAGACAAAACTCGTAAAAAATCCTGGTTTTTCAAAGAATATTCATTCAAAAGATAGCAACAGTCAATATTTTATACGGAGCATATCATTTTAAACCAGCTATAGACCTGTACTATATTGACTATTTATGACACATTTCCGACAATATAAATTCTTCTATTGCTTTTTTTTGTATTTTCGTATCCATAAAATAAACCTGTCTATTACAACTTATGGAATCAAAATATACATTCCCGAAGCAAACCTTTTTGCTTTTTCTATCTATAAGATTGCATACTTCCGCTAATAGTAAGAATACAATAAGTAAATAAGTGAAATAAACATATTACTAATTATCTATATACGCAATGAAAAATAAATTTGGTTTTCTAATGCTATTTGCTCTTTTCACAATTGGAGCAAATGCCAAAGTAAAGTTACCTGAAATAGTAGGTGACAACATGGTGCTACAACAAAACACAAAAGTAAAACTCTGGGGAGATGCTGCTCCAAACAAACCGGTTACTGTCAAAGCATCATGGAGTAACGAGAACTTTCGTACCCAATCAGACAAAGACGGGAAGTGGCTTTTATGGATTACTACCCCGGCGGGAAGTTATGAGAACAGAGAAATTTCAATCTCTGATGGCGAGAAAGTAACACTAAAAAACATATTAATAGGTGAAGTATGGTTTTGTTCCGGACAATCAAACATGGAAATGCCGCTAAACGGTTTCTGGAATTGTCCGGTACAAGGTGCTAACGAAGCCATTGCTACTGCAAGCCAGAATAAAGGTATCCGTTTTGCTACAATTTCAAAGGTTCAGGAATTTACTCCTCAAAGTTCTGTTCAGGGGAAATGGAAAATTTGCAATCCGGAAAATGCTGCTTGGTTCAGTGCTACAGCTTATCACTTTGCCACTTCATTAAATCGGGCGCTTGATGTTCCGGTGGGAATTATCAACTGTAGCTGGGGCGGTTCTAAAGTTGAGAGTTGGACTAACAGAGAAATCCTTGAAACATACAAAGATGTTGATCTGTCAAAAGAAGCAATAAATAAAACAGATGGTTGGTTAAGACCATTGGTTATGTATAACGGAATGCTGAAGCCTCTGACAAACTACACCATAAAAGGTTTTCTTTGGTACCAGGGCGAATCAAATGTAGGGAAGCATGATACCTATGCACAAAGATTGGCGAATATGGTTGAGCTGTGGCGCAAAGACTGGGGATTAGGCAATCTGCCTTTTTATTATGTTGAAATTGCACCTTATCAATATGGAGAAGGAAACTGGGGAGCTTACCTCAGAGAAGCACAATACAAGGCACAGTTCCTGATTCCTAATAGCGGAATGATCTCCACAAATGATTTAGTTGAGGAATATGAAGCCAGCAATATCCATCCTAAGAATAAGACAACAGTAGGGAAACGCCTTTCTTACATGGCTCTGAACAGAACTTATGGCTACAAAACAGTTGAATGTAACGGCCCGGAATTTAAATCAATGGAAGTAAAAGATGGGAAAGCTTATCTCAGCTTCAATTATACTCAGGATGGATTCAGCCGTGAAAAAGGAATCAACGGGTTTGAGATTGCAGGAGCAGATAAAGTATTCCATCCGGCTACAGCTGTTGCCGATCTCAATAAAAAAACAATTGTCGTTTCCAGCGAAGAAGTCCAGGAACCGGTAGCAGTAAGATATTGTTTCCGCAACTTCCAGATTGGAAATATATACAATAACAGAGAGCTTCCAATGGTTCCTTTCCGCACCGATAATTATTAAATGTTTGAAAAATGAATAAAAGAATCTTCATAATTGCAATCTGTAGTCTTTGTGCACAAATAGGTTTTGCACAAAAACTGCTGACTGTTTCGTCTCCGGATGGAAACATACAAACAACTGTTTCTATTGGAGATAAAATTACTTATACAGTAACCAGTAAACATCAGACAGTTATTGCACCCTCACCTGTATCGATGACATTAAGCTCTGGAGAAGTCTGGGGAAAGAATGCCCGACTTGATAAAAGCAGCAAGCAAATAATTAATCAGACTATCACTTCACCTTTCTATAAACGTGCACAAATAACCGATCAATGCAATGAACTGAACCTCCGCTTCAAAAAGGACTGGGGAATAAAGTTCAGAGTGTATAATGATGGTGTGGCTTACCGCTTTATAAACTATCGCAAAGAGCCATTTACTATTCAGAATGAGGAGGTAAAATATAACTTCACCGGTGATTTTCCTGCAACAGTTCCCTATGTCCGATTAGACGAGGTGACAGATAAAACGGACAAGGAGATGCAGTTTACCAACTCTTTTGAAAACACATATACCACTGAAAAATTATCCAAACTGGATAGCAGAAGATTGATGTTTTTGCCTCTTGTTGTTGAGGCTGGTAATGGAATGAAAGTCTGCATTACGGAAGCTGATCTGCAAAGTTATCCGGGACTTTATCTGAATAACGCTCAAAAGGATAATTCCTTGGAAGGAGTATTTGCTCCTTATCCGAAGCGGACAGAACAAGGAGGGCATAATATGCTGCAATTTCGTGTGAAGGAACGCGAAAGCTTTACTGCAAAAGTGAACGGTGCACGTGAATTCCCATGGAGGGTAGCCATCATAGCTTCAGAAGACAGACAATTCGCTGAAAGTGATATGACTTACAAACTTGCTGCTCCGTCAAAAGTGGCTGATTATTCCTGGGTAAAACCCGGAAAGGTAGCCTGGGATTGGTGGAACGACTGGAATATTTATAATGTAGATTTCGAAGCCGGAGTAAACAATGCCACATATAAATATTATATTGACTTTGCTTCGGCCAACGGAGTGGAATATGTAATTCTGGATGAAGGTTGGGCTGTAAACTTGAAATGTGATTTAATGCAGGTTGTGCCCGAAATTAATATTAAGGAGTTAGTAGATTATGCAGCAAAGAAACATGTTGGCATAATTCTTTGGGCTGGATATCATGCCTTTAACCGTGATATGGAAAATGTGTGCAAGCACTATTCTGAGCTTGGAGTAAAAGGGTTTAAGGTAGACTTTATGGACCGTGATGATCAGGAAATGGTGGAATTTAATTCACGTGCCGCAGCTACTTGTGCCAAATATCATTTGATACTCGACCTTCACGGAATGTATAAACCAGCCGGACTAAACCGCACTTATCCCAACATTCTTAATTTTGAAGGAGTTCACGGACTGGAACAAATGAAATGGTCGCCTGCCACAACAAATATGGTGAAGTATGATGTGACCATCCCTTTTATTCGTATGGCTGCCGGACCACTTGATTATACTCAGGGAGCAATGCGCAATGCGGCACAAGGAAGTTATGCTCCAATCAATTCCGAGCCGATGAGTCAGGGAACACGTTGCCATCAACTGGCTATGTATATTATTCTGGAGTCACCTTTTAATATGCTATGCGATAATCCTTCAAACTATATGCGTGAAACAGAGTGTCTGGATTTCATTGCCAAAGTTCCTACCGTGTGGGATAATACAAAAGTATTAGACGGAAAAATAGGAGAATACATAATTACTCTAAGACGTGTAGGAGAAACTTGGTATCTGGGCGGATTAACGGACTGGACACCACGAGATATTACCGTTAATCTCTCTTTCTTAGGAAAAGGAGACTATAAAGCAACTCTCTTTAAGGACGGCAAAAATGCACATCGTGTCGGTCGCGATTATAAAAAAGAAGAATTAACTGTCAACTCTTCCTCTACACAAACCATTCATCTGGCTCCAGGCGGAGGGTTTGCCATGAAAATTGAAAAAGCAAATTAAAACAGGCAAAGTCTCCGTTTCTATATTCAAAATAGAAACGGGAATGCTTCATAAACCATTCACCAATAAATTAAAGCCATTGGTGAATGGTTTCAGCATTATTGGTGAATAATCTGAAGATATAACTTAATGGTGATAGGAAACAAAACACGCCTTAAATTGCATCCGGTTATGTGTTCAGGAAAATCAGCCGAGCCTTATCACTTTGCATCTTTTTGAAAATTATACAGAGAAAGGTTCTTCGTCACTTTAGGTGCAAGCTATTAGGTTTTAAACGCAATGAGTTTGACATTAAGTAGTCTATAGCTTGCCCTATTAAACATCTGCCTTTTGATGGCCTTTATTTTATTGACAGTTCCTTCCAAGAGTCCGTTGTTCAAATAAATATCCATTGCATTTTGCACCGCTTGTTGGTCTGCTTTTATTCCACAAGCAAATGTCTTCATGGCTTTTGAATCACATTCCATAGCCTGTTTTATCCAATTTTCCAGAGACCATTGCTTGGGATTTCCTTTTATCATTTCCCTGAATCTCAATCCTAATGTTATGACCTGTTTTATTAATGGATTCTTCAATAAAGCAGTAAGACTTTGCACGGCGGATTCCCCTTTCAAT
This genomic interval from uncultured Bacteroides sp. contains the following:
- a CDS encoding metallophosphoesterase is translated as MMQKIFLCLTLILILPDIFIYKNYISGSQINTFAKCLYLLPSFLLLAGLIYLFYFTSHDEIIERSQLVGWFVMTYFIFAIPKLTFTLISLFDIPLKYIFKQSFTPFTYAGFAAAVIWVGILVYGSIWGKTKFDIKPVTYQSSLLSKGFDGYKIVQLSDIHIGSWKGNGKALLEAVELANAQHPDLIVFTGDLINNKATELEGYEETLSLLKAKDGVYSILGNHDYGPYYKWKTPQEQVDNLISLKKKEAGIGWILLNNEHRILHHNGDSIALIGVENWGEPPFSGKGDLKKAIQGVEDIPFKLLLSHNPSHWRKKVLPESDVALTLSGHTHGMQLAFGAHSLASLVYPQWGGLYSQKGRSLYVNVGLGFLGLPFRFGAWPEITVITLRSK
- a CDS encoding two-component regulator propeller domain-containing protein translates to MKKNLYTLFVFFLIFPFFVFAQGKFMFKHLEVSNGLSHSQVNCIYKDSRGFMWFGTVSGLNRYDGYNYKLFQHVEKDTTSVIDNYISNIQEDANADLWINTGSGYTIYDSRKERFRRNISAELVKYGINHAVELIYIDKQKNILCFARGLGIYQYNNTTKKLSLYRQDGRVGNLSRGIITDIRENKTSYIFLFRTGLLECVDKRTGKVIRRDNYIPAHFSVSVNRFSAFVDSEGDYWIYSDGSYGVWLYHSKERSWEYICNMATKSVYMLSSNVIRSIDQDAMGNVWIGADHGGINLIDKQKGRITYLENDATDERSISHNSIYCIYRDNTNIMWVGTYKKGISYYSESIFKFEVDHMPYLNNQKNLNNDVTIFAEDTKGNLWIGTNGAGVICYNRATGERKLYQHIAGNSGTLTSNIIVSLCAARDGKIWIGTYLGGMDCFDGSRFIHYKNDPKNPNSLANNNVWSIVEDAEGYIWIGTLGSGLQRLNPKTGQFVTFNNSKKEQLSSESIASLCLGRDNILYIGTAIGVTTYNLRTGVFERIRSNKRGDQSFSNLNVNQLYEDSRGLLWIATREGLNIFDRKNDKITPIHKTDGLADNVITGVIEDNNKNMWITTSSGVSNIIVGTNPKTGNYTYTYYNYDERDGLQSSEFNIRSVLRSYRGEILMGGIRGYNIFNPEVIKYNRVLPKVVFTDLQLFNNSVKVDSVYDGNCILKEGLNWTKEIVLNYSQNVFSIDFSSMNYVLPEKTKYAYMLEGFNSDWLTTNESVHKITYTNLAPGTYTLKVKAANSDGFWNEDAASIKIVIKPPFWRSGLAYIFYFFLLIGILLRARHQILKSERSRYKLHQIELEAQRNHEIDDMKLRFFTNISHELRTPLTLIISPLENVIKTITNDEQKNKLEMVHRNALRLLNLVNQLIDFRKLDVQGHQINLSCGDIIIYLKNICSSFAELSEKKNIRLTFYSSIDELQMEFDEDKIGKIMMNLLSNAFKFTNEGGRVEVHVNLLPAYDEDNKERLEIRVADTGIGINDDEKEKIFERFYQVKQSDDHKFGGSGIGLHMVKEFVLLHKGTVEVHNNAGKGSIFVVTIPVNRKSEEGKKFVVSEGKVQVINEKTEELAEASEINAEATTFPVILVVDDNDDFRTFMKDSLKSEFVIQEARNGKEAWESILDSLPDMIISDVMMPEMDGNELCRLVKSDVRTSHIPLILLTARTAEEHKLEGLETGADDYITKPFNFDILMLRIRKLMERRDTAQETFRKQIDVKPSDITITSLDEKLIQRAIKYVEDNISSSNELSVEELSKHLGMSRVHLYKKLLSITGKTPIEFIRTIRLKRAAQLLRESQLNISEIAYQVGFNNPKYFSKYFKEEFGMLPSAYQDKKENDETEK
- a CDS encoding sialate O-acetylesterase encodes the protein MKNKFGFLMLFALFTIGANAKVKLPEIVGDNMVLQQNTKVKLWGDAAPNKPVTVKASWSNENFRTQSDKDGKWLLWITTPAGSYENREISISDGEKVTLKNILIGEVWFCSGQSNMEMPLNGFWNCPVQGANEAIATASQNKGIRFATISKVQEFTPQSSVQGKWKICNPENAAWFSATAYHFATSLNRALDVPVGIINCSWGGSKVESWTNREILETYKDVDLSKEAINKTDGWLRPLVMYNGMLKPLTNYTIKGFLWYQGESNVGKHDTYAQRLANMVELWRKDWGLGNLPFYYVEIAPYQYGEGNWGAYLREAQYKAQFLIPNSGMISTNDLVEEYEASNIHPKNKTTVGKRLSYMALNRTYGYKTVECNGPEFKSMEVKDGKAYLSFNYTQDGFSREKGINGFEIAGADKVFHPATAVADLNKKTIVVSSEEVQEPVAVRYCFRNFQIGNIYNNRELPMVPFRTDNY
- a CDS encoding glycoside hydrolase family 97 protein, giving the protein MNKRIFIIAICSLCAQIGFAQKLLTVSSPDGNIQTTVSIGDKITYTVTSKHQTVIAPSPVSMTLSSGEVWGKNARLDKSSKQIINQTITSPFYKRAQITDQCNELNLRFKKDWGIKFRVYNDGVAYRFINYRKEPFTIQNEEVKYNFTGDFPATVPYVRLDEVTDKTDKEMQFTNSFENTYTTEKLSKLDSRRLMFLPLVVEAGNGMKVCITEADLQSYPGLYLNNAQKDNSLEGVFAPYPKRTEQGGHNMLQFRVKERESFTAKVNGAREFPWRVAIIASEDRQFAESDMTYKLAAPSKVADYSWVKPGKVAWDWWNDWNIYNVDFEAGVNNATYKYYIDFASANGVEYVILDEGWAVNLKCDLMQVVPEINIKELVDYAAKKHVGIILWAGYHAFNRDMENVCKHYSELGVKGFKVDFMDRDDQEMVEFNSRAAATCAKYHLILDLHGMYKPAGLNRTYPNILNFEGVHGLEQMKWSPATTNMVKYDVTIPFIRMAAGPLDYTQGAMRNAAQGSYAPINSEPMSQGTRCHQLAMYIILESPFNMLCDNPSNYMRETECLDFIAKVPTVWDNTKVLDGKIGEYIITLRRVGETWYLGGLTDWTPRDITVNLSFLGKGDYKATLFKDGKNAHRVGRDYKKEELTVNSSSTQTIHLAPGGGFAMKIEKAN